A stretch of the Odontesthes bonariensis isolate fOdoBon6 chromosome 5, fOdoBon6.hap1, whole genome shotgun sequence genome encodes the following:
- the kel gene encoding kell blood group glycoprotein isoform X2: MSETTVELELIVQSLSQPEPERELQPQPQQQLLESNLEHQVKPVWIKHQRLLLFLLGFSLCSAILGLIYYMHHNLHTESNNNATPVTPCLSPACQWAAARLSMSTDPFTQPCDYFMFTCGADRLSAEGGGRYRGQDIPGHPQNQMEKRLNEERERRRPTELLSRKAVLLQYLRKILETDDSLGSSAVQKTKEFYHSCLDARSIEAAGAEPFLTLIQKLGGWAVSGQWNKTDFNSTLGLLMRDFATFPFFNLYVGKGPNETAHGTTKRYIQIDQPELLIPIEWNSKTQKSEAKTETLRPFLASCQRYLALLGSPQSRSMIHVGMFISLSSELAVAASPLHYRLAKGQLHQRMTIKELQRQAPAIDWLGCLQASFHPLSLSEDDHVLLHNLPYIVQMSRIINKWLNKHELSRSGPLHTYMVLNLLHTLMPAMDSRFSETARNFSVALGNADERVPRWKYCVLETERGFDSVLTHLLSERTAHTEAEKMIADVFSSFKSKLHELKWIDRKSFRLVMKKVYSLIPRLWTSVEISDADELDLLLSEVTVSTHSYFSNYIQLLSLWQKRRSKLLTTQSEAADVLSVTPFLLGNELLFPMGMFIPPLFHPSYPKALNYGAAGFLIAKDIFHLLVPEIYSHSETVRAVGECVWAHYLSVTEKAGRDGAFSLSAPQQQEVWVQYSALQVALQAYHQSLSHSPGDTSLSGLSHTRLFLTSFSQVNCDADPYHESMPLEPSFLIAVICAKSNLCSTSLQCSIKLQGNSSQTC; this comes from the exons CTAATAGTCCAGTCATTGTCACAGCCCGAACCTGAGAGGGAGCTTCAgcctcagccacagcagcaactATTAGAGTCAAACCTCGAGCACCAAGTGAAGCCAGTGTGGATAAAGCATCAAAGGCTTCTCCTCTTCCTTTTGGGATTCTCTTTATGTTCCGCCATTCTGGGACTGATCTACTACATGCACCACAATCTCCATACTGAGAGCAATAACAATGCCACTCCTG TGACTCCGTGTCTCTCTCCAGCCTGTCAGTGGGCCGCAGCCCGTCTGTCCATGTCCACTGATCCTTTCACACAGCCCTGTGATTACTTCATGTTCACATGTGGAGCAGACAGACTTTCAGCAGAGGGCGGAGGAAGATATAGAGGTCAGGACATACCTGGACATCCGCAAAACCAGATGGAAAAGAGACTAAATGAAGAGAGAGAACGCAGAAGACCGACAGAGTTACTGAGCCGgaaagctgtgctgctgcagtatctaaGAAAGATTTTAG AGACAGATGACAGTTTGGGTAGTTCAGCTGTGCAGAAGACTAAAGAATTTTACCATTCCTGCTTGGACGCAAGATCTATAGAAGCCGCAGGAGCAGAACCCTTCCTCACACTCATCCAGAAG CTGGGGGGTTGGGCAGTATCAGGGCAGTGGAATAAGACTGATTTCAACTCCACCCTTGGTTTGCTAATGAGAGACTTCGCCACTTTTCCATTCTTCAACCTCTATGTGGGCAAAGGCCCAAATGAAACTGCCCATGGGACGACCAAAAGATACATACAG ATTGATCAGCCAGAACTGCTGATCCCAATTGAATGGAACAGCAAGACACAGAAGTCTGAGGCTAAGACGGAG ACTCTACGTCCCTTCTTGGCATCATGTCAGAGGTACCTGGCCCTCCTGGGATCCCCGCAGAGCAGAAGCATGATCCATGTGGGCATGTTCATCTCTTTGTCCTCTGAGCTTGCCGTAGCAGCTTCACCTCTGCACTATCGTCTGGCGAAAGGACAGCTCCATCAGCGCATGACCATCAAAGAACTTCAG AGGCAGGCCCCTGCCATCGATTGGTTGGGCTGTCTGCAGGCTTCTTTCCATCCACTGTCCCTCAGTGAAGACGATCATGTCCTCCTACATAACCTACCCTACATTGTTCAAATGTCCCGCATCATTAACAAGTGGCTGAATAAGCACGAGCTGAGCAGGAG TGGTCCCCTTCATACGTATATGGTCCTCAATCTGCTGCACACCCTCATGCCTGCCATGGACTCCAGATTTTCTGAAACAGCCAGGAATTTTTCCGTGGCTTTGGGTAACGCTGACGAG CGAGTTCCTCGCTGGAAATACTGTGTGCTGGAGACTGAGAGGGGATTTGACTCAGTCCTCACACACCTTCTTAGTGAGAGGACCGCGCACACAGAG GCAGAGAAGATGATCGCAGACGTCTTCTCCTCCTTCAAATCCAAATTACATGAGCTCAAGTGGATAGATCGGAAGTCTTTTCGGCTCGTCATGAAAAag GTTTACTCTTTGATTCCAAGACTATGGACTTCAGTGGAAATCTCTGATGCAGACGAGCTTGATCTGCTTTTATCCGAG GTGACAGTCAGCACTCACAGCTATTTCTCCAACTACATCCAGCTGCTGTCCCTGTGGCAAAAGAGACGCAGTAAACTCTTGACTACTCAGAGCGAGGCTGCTGATGT tctgtctgtcaCACCGTTTCTTCTGGGTAATGAGCTCCTCTTTCCCATGGGAATGTTCATCCCTCCTCTTTTCCATCCCTCCTATCCAAA AGCCTTGAATTATGGCGCAGCGGGTTTTCTTATCGCCAAAGACATCTTCCATCTGCTCGTGCCTGAGA TTTATTCTCACAGTGAGACTGTGCGTGCTGTGGGGGAATGTGTGTGGGCTCACTACCTCAGTGTGACTGAAAAAGCAGGCAGGGATGGAGCATTCTCGCTTTCAGCACCGCAGCAGCAGGAGGTGTGGGTGCAGTACTCTGCACTGCAGGTGGCACTCCAG GCTTATCATCAAAGTCTCAGCCACAGTCCAGGTGACACCTCCCTTTCAGGGTTGTCACACACTCGTCTCTTTCTCACATCATTTTCTCAG GTAAACTGTGATGCTGACCCATACCATGAGTCCATGCCCTTGGAGCCCTCCTTCCTAATCGCAGTAATTTGTGCCAAATCTAACCTGTGCTCTACAAGCCTACAGTGCTCCATTAAACTCCAGGGGAATTCATCACAAACATGCTAA
- the emg1 gene encoding ribosomal RNA small subunit methyltransferase NEP1 — MAAPDGKKRGLEHLDEYEPKPAKHLRSLHDRMAERRLVVILEGASLETVKVGKTFELLNCDQHKNIIVKSGRNPGHIRPDITHQCLLMLMDSPLNRAGLLQVYIHTEKNALIEINPQTRIPRTFTRFCGLMVQLLHKLSVRAADGPQKLLRMIKNPVSDHLPPGCPRIATSFSSGEAVGARTLVPEGPAAVVIGAFAHGAVNVDYTEKTVSISNYPLSGALTCAKICSAFEEVWGVM; from the exons ATGGCGGCCCCAGATGGTAAGAAGCGTGGTCTTGAACATTTGGACGAATATGAACCAAAACCAGCAAAGCACCTCCGTAGCCTTCATGACCGAATGGCAGAAAGGAGACTGGTTGTTATTCTGGAGGGGGCGTCGCTAGAAACAGTGAAG GTCGGGAAAACCTTTGAGTTGTTAAACTGTGACCAGCACAAAAATATCATCGTCAAAAGCGGAAGAAACCCGGGACATATAAGACCAGACATCACTCATCAG TGTCTGCTCATGCTGATGGACAGTCCGCTGAACAGGGCAGGCCTGTTGCAGGTTTACATCCACACAGAGAAAAACGCATTAATAGAGATCAACCCACAGACCCGCATACCAAGAACCTTCACTCGCTTCTGTGGCCTCATGG TGCAGCTGCTGCACAAGCTGAGTGTCAGGGCAGCTGATGGTCCGCAAAAGCTGCTGAGGATGATTAAAAATCCTGTTTCTGACCACCTGCCTCCCGGCTGCCCTCGTATCGCCACCTCCTTCTCTTCAGGGGAAGCCGTCGGCGCCCGGACTTTGGTGCCAGAGGGACCTGCTGCAGTGGTGATCGGAGCTTTTGCACATGGAGCG GTGAACGTGGACTACACGGAGAAGACTGTGTCCATCAGTAACTACCCGCTCTCTGGAGCACTGACCTGTGCCAAGATCTGCTCCGCCTTTGAGGAAGTGTGGGGCGTCATGTGA
- the kel gene encoding kell blood group glycoprotein isoform X3, whose translation MSETTVELELIVQSLSQPEPERELQPQPQQQLLESNLEHQVKPVWIKHQRLLLFLLGFSLCSAILGLIYYMHHNLHTESNNNATPVTPCLSPACQWAAARLSMSTDPFTQPCDYFMFTCGADRLSAEGGGRYRGQDIPGHPQNQMEKRLNEERERRRPTELLSRKAVLLQYLRKILDDSLGSSAVQKTKEFYHSCLDARSIEAAGAEPFLTLIQKLGGWAVSGQWNKTDFNSTLGLLMRDFATFPFFNLYVGKGPNETAHGTTKRYIQIDQPELLIPIEWNSKTQKSEAKTETLRPFLASCQRYLALLGSPQSRSMIHVGMFISLSSELAVAASPLHYRLAKGQLHQRMTIKELQRQAPAIDWLGCLQASFHPLSLSEDDHVLLHNLPYIVQMSRIINKWLNKHELSRSGPLHTYMVLNLLHTLMPAMDSRFSETARNFSVALGNADEQRVPRWKYCVLETERGFDSVLTHLLSERTAHTEAEKMIADVFSSFKSKLHELKWIDRKSFRLVMKKVYSLIPRLWTSVEISDADELDLLLSEVTVSTHSYFSNYIQLLSLWQKRRSKLLTTQSEAADVLSVTPFLLGNELLFPMGMFIPPLFHPSYPKALNYGAAGFLIAKDIFHLLVPEIYSHSETVRAVGECVWAHYLSVTEKAGRDGAFSLSAPQQQEVWVQYSALQVALQAYHQSLSHSPGDTSLSGLSHTRLFLTSFSQVNCDADPYHESMPLEPSFLIAVICAKSNLCSTSLQCSIKLQGNSSQTC comes from the exons CTAATAGTCCAGTCATTGTCACAGCCCGAACCTGAGAGGGAGCTTCAgcctcagccacagcagcaactATTAGAGTCAAACCTCGAGCACCAAGTGAAGCCAGTGTGGATAAAGCATCAAAGGCTTCTCCTCTTCCTTTTGGGATTCTCTTTATGTTCCGCCATTCTGGGACTGATCTACTACATGCACCACAATCTCCATACTGAGAGCAATAACAATGCCACTCCTG TGACTCCGTGTCTCTCTCCAGCCTGTCAGTGGGCCGCAGCCCGTCTGTCCATGTCCACTGATCCTTTCACACAGCCCTGTGATTACTTCATGTTCACATGTGGAGCAGACAGACTTTCAGCAGAGGGCGGAGGAAGATATAGAGGTCAGGACATACCTGGACATCCGCAAAACCAGATGGAAAAGAGACTAAATGAAGAGAGAGAACGCAGAAGACCGACAGAGTTACTGAGCCGgaaagctgtgctgctgcagtatctaaGAAAGATTTTAG ATGACAGTTTGGGTAGTTCAGCTGTGCAGAAGACTAAAGAATTTTACCATTCCTGCTTGGACGCAAGATCTATAGAAGCCGCAGGAGCAGAACCCTTCCTCACACTCATCCAGAAG CTGGGGGGTTGGGCAGTATCAGGGCAGTGGAATAAGACTGATTTCAACTCCACCCTTGGTTTGCTAATGAGAGACTTCGCCACTTTTCCATTCTTCAACCTCTATGTGGGCAAAGGCCCAAATGAAACTGCCCATGGGACGACCAAAAGATACATACAG ATTGATCAGCCAGAACTGCTGATCCCAATTGAATGGAACAGCAAGACACAGAAGTCTGAGGCTAAGACGGAG ACTCTACGTCCCTTCTTGGCATCATGTCAGAGGTACCTGGCCCTCCTGGGATCCCCGCAGAGCAGAAGCATGATCCATGTGGGCATGTTCATCTCTTTGTCCTCTGAGCTTGCCGTAGCAGCTTCACCTCTGCACTATCGTCTGGCGAAAGGACAGCTCCATCAGCGCATGACCATCAAAGAACTTCAG AGGCAGGCCCCTGCCATCGATTGGTTGGGCTGTCTGCAGGCTTCTTTCCATCCACTGTCCCTCAGTGAAGACGATCATGTCCTCCTACATAACCTACCCTACATTGTTCAAATGTCCCGCATCATTAACAAGTGGCTGAATAAGCACGAGCTGAGCAGGAG TGGTCCCCTTCATACGTATATGGTCCTCAATCTGCTGCACACCCTCATGCCTGCCATGGACTCCAGATTTTCTGAAACAGCCAGGAATTTTTCCGTGGCTTTGGGTAACGCTGACGAG CAGCGAGTTCCTCGCTGGAAATACTGTGTGCTGGAGACTGAGAGGGGATTTGACTCAGTCCTCACACACCTTCTTAGTGAGAGGACCGCGCACACAGAG GCAGAGAAGATGATCGCAGACGTCTTCTCCTCCTTCAAATCCAAATTACATGAGCTCAAGTGGATAGATCGGAAGTCTTTTCGGCTCGTCATGAAAAag GTTTACTCTTTGATTCCAAGACTATGGACTTCAGTGGAAATCTCTGATGCAGACGAGCTTGATCTGCTTTTATCCGAG GTGACAGTCAGCACTCACAGCTATTTCTCCAACTACATCCAGCTGCTGTCCCTGTGGCAAAAGAGACGCAGTAAACTCTTGACTACTCAGAGCGAGGCTGCTGATGT tctgtctgtcaCACCGTTTCTTCTGGGTAATGAGCTCCTCTTTCCCATGGGAATGTTCATCCCTCCTCTTTTCCATCCCTCCTATCCAAA AGCCTTGAATTATGGCGCAGCGGGTTTTCTTATCGCCAAAGACATCTTCCATCTGCTCGTGCCTGAGA TTTATTCTCACAGTGAGACTGTGCGTGCTGTGGGGGAATGTGTGTGGGCTCACTACCTCAGTGTGACTGAAAAAGCAGGCAGGGATGGAGCATTCTCGCTTTCAGCACCGCAGCAGCAGGAGGTGTGGGTGCAGTACTCTGCACTGCAGGTGGCACTCCAG GCTTATCATCAAAGTCTCAGCCACAGTCCAGGTGACACCTCCCTTTCAGGGTTGTCACACACTCGTCTCTTTCTCACATCATTTTCTCAG GTAAACTGTGATGCTGACCCATACCATGAGTCCATGCCCTTGGAGCCCTCCTTCCTAATCGCAGTAATTTGTGCCAAATCTAACCTGTGCTCTACAAGCCTACAGTGCTCCATTAAACTCCAGGGGAATTCATCACAAACATGCTAA
- the kel gene encoding kell blood group glycoprotein isoform X1: protein MSETTVELELIVQSLSQPEPERELQPQPQQQLLESNLEHQVKPVWIKHQRLLLFLLGFSLCSAILGLIYYMHHNLHTESNNNATPVTPCLSPACQWAAARLSMSTDPFTQPCDYFMFTCGADRLSAEGGGRYRGQDIPGHPQNQMEKRLNEERERRRPTELLSRKAVLLQYLRKILETDDSLGSSAVQKTKEFYHSCLDARSIEAAGAEPFLTLIQKLGGWAVSGQWNKTDFNSTLGLLMRDFATFPFFNLYVGKGPNETAHGTTKRYIQIDQPELLIPIEWNSKTQKSEAKTETLRPFLASCQRYLALLGSPQSRSMIHVGMFISLSSELAVAASPLHYRLAKGQLHQRMTIKELQRQAPAIDWLGCLQASFHPLSLSEDDHVLLHNLPYIVQMSRIINKWLNKHELSRSGPLHTYMVLNLLHTLMPAMDSRFSETARNFSVALGNADEQRVPRWKYCVLETERGFDSVLTHLLSERTAHTEAEKMIADVFSSFKSKLHELKWIDRKSFRLVMKKVYSLIPRLWTSVEISDADELDLLLSEVTVSTHSYFSNYIQLLSLWQKRRSKLLTTQSEAADVLSVTPFLLGNELLFPMGMFIPPLFHPSYPKALNYGAAGFLIAKDIFHLLVPEIYSHSETVRAVGECVWAHYLSVTEKAGRDGAFSLSAPQQQEVWVQYSALQVALQAYHQSLSHSPGDTSLSGLSHTRLFLTSFSQVNCDADPYHESMPLEPSFLIAVICAKSNLCSTSLQCSIKLQGNSSQTC, encoded by the exons CTAATAGTCCAGTCATTGTCACAGCCCGAACCTGAGAGGGAGCTTCAgcctcagccacagcagcaactATTAGAGTCAAACCTCGAGCACCAAGTGAAGCCAGTGTGGATAAAGCATCAAAGGCTTCTCCTCTTCCTTTTGGGATTCTCTTTATGTTCCGCCATTCTGGGACTGATCTACTACATGCACCACAATCTCCATACTGAGAGCAATAACAATGCCACTCCTG TGACTCCGTGTCTCTCTCCAGCCTGTCAGTGGGCCGCAGCCCGTCTGTCCATGTCCACTGATCCTTTCACACAGCCCTGTGATTACTTCATGTTCACATGTGGAGCAGACAGACTTTCAGCAGAGGGCGGAGGAAGATATAGAGGTCAGGACATACCTGGACATCCGCAAAACCAGATGGAAAAGAGACTAAATGAAGAGAGAGAACGCAGAAGACCGACAGAGTTACTGAGCCGgaaagctgtgctgctgcagtatctaaGAAAGATTTTAG AGACAGATGACAGTTTGGGTAGTTCAGCTGTGCAGAAGACTAAAGAATTTTACCATTCCTGCTTGGACGCAAGATCTATAGAAGCCGCAGGAGCAGAACCCTTCCTCACACTCATCCAGAAG CTGGGGGGTTGGGCAGTATCAGGGCAGTGGAATAAGACTGATTTCAACTCCACCCTTGGTTTGCTAATGAGAGACTTCGCCACTTTTCCATTCTTCAACCTCTATGTGGGCAAAGGCCCAAATGAAACTGCCCATGGGACGACCAAAAGATACATACAG ATTGATCAGCCAGAACTGCTGATCCCAATTGAATGGAACAGCAAGACACAGAAGTCTGAGGCTAAGACGGAG ACTCTACGTCCCTTCTTGGCATCATGTCAGAGGTACCTGGCCCTCCTGGGATCCCCGCAGAGCAGAAGCATGATCCATGTGGGCATGTTCATCTCTTTGTCCTCTGAGCTTGCCGTAGCAGCTTCACCTCTGCACTATCGTCTGGCGAAAGGACAGCTCCATCAGCGCATGACCATCAAAGAACTTCAG AGGCAGGCCCCTGCCATCGATTGGTTGGGCTGTCTGCAGGCTTCTTTCCATCCACTGTCCCTCAGTGAAGACGATCATGTCCTCCTACATAACCTACCCTACATTGTTCAAATGTCCCGCATCATTAACAAGTGGCTGAATAAGCACGAGCTGAGCAGGAG TGGTCCCCTTCATACGTATATGGTCCTCAATCTGCTGCACACCCTCATGCCTGCCATGGACTCCAGATTTTCTGAAACAGCCAGGAATTTTTCCGTGGCTTTGGGTAACGCTGACGAG CAGCGAGTTCCTCGCTGGAAATACTGTGTGCTGGAGACTGAGAGGGGATTTGACTCAGTCCTCACACACCTTCTTAGTGAGAGGACCGCGCACACAGAG GCAGAGAAGATGATCGCAGACGTCTTCTCCTCCTTCAAATCCAAATTACATGAGCTCAAGTGGATAGATCGGAAGTCTTTTCGGCTCGTCATGAAAAag GTTTACTCTTTGATTCCAAGACTATGGACTTCAGTGGAAATCTCTGATGCAGACGAGCTTGATCTGCTTTTATCCGAG GTGACAGTCAGCACTCACAGCTATTTCTCCAACTACATCCAGCTGCTGTCCCTGTGGCAAAAGAGACGCAGTAAACTCTTGACTACTCAGAGCGAGGCTGCTGATGT tctgtctgtcaCACCGTTTCTTCTGGGTAATGAGCTCCTCTTTCCCATGGGAATGTTCATCCCTCCTCTTTTCCATCCCTCCTATCCAAA AGCCTTGAATTATGGCGCAGCGGGTTTTCTTATCGCCAAAGACATCTTCCATCTGCTCGTGCCTGAGA TTTATTCTCACAGTGAGACTGTGCGTGCTGTGGGGGAATGTGTGTGGGCTCACTACCTCAGTGTGACTGAAAAAGCAGGCAGGGATGGAGCATTCTCGCTTTCAGCACCGCAGCAGCAGGAGGTGTGGGTGCAGTACTCTGCACTGCAGGTGGCACTCCAG GCTTATCATCAAAGTCTCAGCCACAGTCCAGGTGACACCTCCCTTTCAGGGTTGTCACACACTCGTCTCTTTCTCACATCATTTTCTCAG GTAAACTGTGATGCTGACCCATACCATGAGTCCATGCCCTTGGAGCCCTCCTTCCTAATCGCAGTAATTTGTGCCAAATCTAACCTGTGCTCTACAAGCCTACAGTGCTCCATTAAACTCCAGGGGAATTCATCACAAACATGCTAA
- the LOC142380595 gene encoding uncharacterized protein LOC142380595: MRSKAPTKKVPQRGAAGKATGLKSGENAQLRLNKRTGKPTKTPRGKGLGKAGARRLGRLLKRVIRPQEQPKGQGKVSLPKTPVRLFKHQIQTEANNAPKASSPKLASPQVSRLILSVVSKCKHRGGISMAELKQTLATEGYDVTKNNRQVNVVTKRLVNSETFVRTTRNASFRLNNKLTDTTRVKAKTWKSSKPKRELKQSTSAHKFLKGAERSQRGHRMTPKPRGKSRKPTGKTQRAPAKLHRQPGKTRKPAAKSHKQRRQATKPRRKAVKPVGKKRRPAKNRARRPLRKAKRSRRRQPKHDQHPYKSSRTRQPPRRRLPKTRGKSRQIRNVRRRAYY, encoded by the exons ATGCGGAGTAAAGCTCCAACGAAAAAAGTACCTCAAAGAGGTGCGGCTGGAAAAGCTACCGGGCTTAAATCGGGAGAAAACGCGCAGTTGAGACTGAATAAACGGACAGGAAAACCCACTAAAACTCCAAGAGGTAAAGGCCTTGGAAAAGCAGGAGCCAGACGTTTGGGGCGGCTGCTGAAACGGGTCATCCGGCCTCAGGAGCAGCCAAAAGGACAAGGGAAAGTTTCTCTGCCAA AGACTCCGGTTCGTCTTTTCAAGCATCAGATTCAAACAGAGGCCAACAATGCACCCAAAGCAAGCTCCCCAAAGCTGGCCTCGCCACAGGTCTCCAGGCTCATACTCAGTGTTGTCTCCAAGTGCAAACACAGAGGCGGCATCTCCATGGCAGAGCTCAAACAGACTCTGGCAACTGAGGGTTACGACGTCACCAAGAACAACAGGCAGGTGAACGTGGTGACCAAAAGGCTGGTTAACAGCGAGACCTTCGTGCGAACTACAAGAAATGCATCATTCAGACTCAACAATAAG CTCACAGACACAACTCGAGTTAAGGCAAAAACTTGGAAATCTTCGAAACCAAAAAGGGAGTTGAAGCAGAGCACCTCAGCCCATAAATTCCTCAAAGGGGCAGAAAGGTCACAGAGAGGACACAGAATGACTCCCAAACCAAGGGGCAAATCCCGCAAGCCAACAGGCAAGACCCAAAGAGCACCGGCCAAATTACACAGACAGCCAGGCAAAACTCGCAAACCAGCAGCCAAATCACACAAACAAAGAAGACAGGCAACCAAACCCAGAAGAAAAGCTGTAAAGCCAGTTGGTAAGAAACGTCGACCTGCAAAGAACCGAGCACGAAGGCCACTAAGGAAGGCTAAAAGGTCTCGGAGACGCCAACCAAAGCACGACCAACATCCATATAAATCTTCTCGGACAAGACAACCGCCAAGACGGAGGCTTCCCAAAACAAGAGGAAAGTCCCGGCAAATACGAAATGTCAGGAGAAGAGCTTACTACTAA